The Danio rerio strain Tuebingen ecotype United States chromosome 10, GRCz12tu, whole genome shotgun sequence genome contains a region encoding:
- the dbnla gene encoding drebrin-like a translates to MAVNLSKNGPALTEAYDEVVSGKKDWVLFTYEGNSNDIRVAGKGDGGLEEMVDELNSGKVMYAFCRVLDPSSGVPKFVLINWTGEGVKDLRKGVCARHVHSMANFLRGAHVTINARSDDDVEPAAIMEKVAKGSGVNYNIHRESSQNNHSEPPGRVGSVYKKVSALDEIQGTSRDNFWAQAERDEKNRRQEERRKADEERQRLEKERRDQESREAEERERRRKEREKEIDQQRIFEKKLEAENKEEEQRKLEKEQQQTPVKAGILRSASVQKANEAASIISQRSTNPRELFMKKERSLVNDATSSPSSSRQGQLRSPFLSQQAVSTPSESRSQPLSPLQPVASVSHVPAKVSPVRETQTFPVKTADPFSDDPFVSEQAEDYDDEWDDSDAEVSSPAATHKQNADGNSTYMNIPSNQSLYENVHQDFQSPADEEENGDNQNICARALYDYQASDDTEISFDPDDVISGIDMIDEGWWRGYGPDGHYGMFPANYVELM, encoded by the exons ATGGCGGTAAACCTGAGTAAAAACGGACCCGCGCTTACAGAAGCATATGATGAGGTGGTGAGCGGGAAAAAAGACTG ggtgTTGTTCACCTATGAAGGAAACAGTAATGACATTCGGGTTGCAGGGAAGGGAG ATGGTGGGCTTGAAGAAATGGTGGACGAACTGAACAGTGGTAAAGTCATGTATGCCTTCTGTAGAGTGCTGGACCCCAGCTCTGGAGTGCCCAAATTTGTGCTCATCAACTGG accGGCGAGGGAGTCAAGGACCTCAGAAAGGGTGTTTGCGCTAGACATGTTCACTCAATGGCCAATTTTCTGAGA GGTGCACACGTGACCATTAACGCTCGATCAGATGATGACGTGGAACCTGCGGCCATCATGGAGAAAGTGGCCAAAGGCTCCGGCGTAAACTACAACATCCACAGAGAATCAAGCCAGAACAATCATTCTGAGCCTCCTGGACGTGTG GGCTCTGTTTATAAAAAGGTCAGTGCTTTAGATGAGATCCAAGGTACGAGCAGAGATAACTTCTGGGCTCAGGCTGAG CGAGATGAAAAGAACCGCCGGCAGGAGGAGCGCAGGAAGGCAGATGAGGAGAGGCAGCGTTTGGAGAAAGAACGGAGAGATCAAGAGAGCAGAGAAGCAGAAGAACGAGAGCGAAGGAGGaaggagagagagaaggagattGACCAACAGAG GATTTTTGAAAAGAAACTAGAGGCGGAGAATAAAGAAGAGGAACAAAGAAAATTG GAGAAAGAGCAACAGCAGACTCCTGTTAAAGCAGGAATATTGAGATCTGCGTCTGTGCAGAAGGCCAAT GAGGCGGCATCGATTATCTCCCAGCGATCCACCAATCCCAGAGAGCTGTTTATGAAGAAAGAGAGAAGCTTGGTCAATGATGCAACATCTTCTCCATCAAGCAGCCGACAGG GTCAGCTAAGAAGCCCATTTTTATCCCAGCAAGCAGTAAGCACTCCCAGTGAGAGCAGATCTCAGCCTTTATCTCCTCTTCAGCCTGTGGCTTCAGTTTCACATGTTCCAGCTAAAGTCTCTCCTGTGCGCGAAACTCAGACTTTCCCAGTTAAAACCGCAG ATCCCTTCTCTGATGATCCGTTTGTGTCTGAACAAGCTGAGGACTATGATGATGAATGGGATG ATTCAGATGCAGAGGTGTCGAGTCCTGCTGCAACACACAAGCAAAATGCAGATGGAAACAGCACCTACATGAACATCCCATCAAATCAAAGTCTGTATGAGAACGTTCACCAG GATTTCCAATCTCCGGCGGATGAAGAGGAGAATGGCGACAACCAGAACATCTGCGCAAGAGCACTATATGACTATCAGGCTT CGGATGACACAGAGATCAGCTTTGACCCGGATGATGTTATCTCAGGGATCGACATGATAGATGAGGGCTGGTGGAGGGGTTACGGTCCGGACGGCCACTATGGGATGTTTCCTGCTAATTATGTCGAGCTTATGTAG